CGTTTATCCAATGGCAGACTTCAATTAGGCCTGGGCCAAAACCCAGTAGTTGAAAAGCAAGATGATTACTATTCCATGCAGATGTGTTGTAGTGGCATGCCATGATCGCATGATTCACCTTCTTCCGAGCATGGATATCAACTGCATATACTTTTACCTTCTCTAAAACATGGCAGTAATAGACTTGAAATGGGAATGGCTGACTATGACATAAGGCTGGTAGTTCGGCGAGGTTTCCATGGATGAGTTTTATAGACCCAACTCTAACATTCTCATAAGATCCTTCGACACTCTCGGTACTCCATACAGATAAATGGTGCCCTAATTTctcaacaacaaaatcaatgAGATCCTCAGCTGAAGTCACACAAGTGCACTCATCACCTTGAATGGAGCATTTCTCACATATCTCCAACGTATTATGAATATACTTATCCATTGTTGATTCATCCACTATACCAAAaagcttcttcaattccttgatccggaaaaaagaaaatgggatATTTGAGGCCAGAGATTGCGGCAAGAATGATTTATATGACACTGGGTCCCTTAAATCAGGGACAGATATGAAATCTCCCTCTTTCACC
This genomic stretch from Macadamia integrifolia cultivar HAES 741 chromosome 2, SCU_Mint_v3, whole genome shotgun sequence harbors:
- the LOC122072303 gene encoding polygalacturonase 1 beta-like protein 1 isoform X2, coding for MTRLFLFLGLLIVVANSFQAENSILRYWKENIGLPQPPHWLAAKASPLNPQQAAMFLKLMEGNELITHLPSFCKQANVACSTNALVRKTMHNRTLPRIARWNGAKLKYSLPNKIPLLVASQGGLPYFRESMVKEGDFISVPDLRDPVSYKSFLPQSLASNIPFSFFRIKELKKLFGIVDESTMDKYIHNTLEICEKCSIQGDECTCVTSAEDLIDFVVEKLGHHLSVWSTESVEGSYENVRVGSIKLIHGNLAELPALCHSQPFPFQVYYCHVLEKVKVYAVDIHARKKVNHAIMACHYNTSAWNSNHLAFQLLGFGPGLIEVCHWINENGVVWTKL
- the LOC122072303 gene encoding polygalacturonase 1 beta-like protein 1 isoform X1, which translates into the protein MTRLFLFLGLLIVVANVSSFQAENSILRYWKENIGLPQPPHWLAAKASPLNPQQAAMFLKLMEGNELITHLPSFCKQANVACSTNALVRKTMHNRTLPRIARWNGAKLKYSLPNKIPLLVASQGGLPYFRESMVKEGDFISVPDLRDPVSYKSFLPQSLASNIPFSFFRIKELKKLFGIVDESTMDKYIHNTLEICEKCSIQGDECTCVTSAEDLIDFVVEKLGHHLSVWSTESVEGSYENVRVGSIKLIHGNLAELPALCHSQPFPFQVYYCHVLEKVKVYAVDIHARKKVNHAIMACHYNTSAWNSNHLAFQLLGFGPGLIEVCHWINENGVVWTKL